One window from the genome of Salvia miltiorrhiza cultivar Shanhuang (shh) chromosome 7, IMPLAD_Smil_shh, whole genome shotgun sequence encodes:
- the LOC130993551 gene encoding cleavage and polyadenylation specificity factor subunit 1 isoform X2, whose protein sequence is MSFAAFKMMHWATGIEHCAAGFITHSSADFTPKIPPITADDIDSDWSTSSKPIGSVPNLIIAAANVLEVYILRIQEEASSSLAYKASAEPKGGGVLAGICGASLELVCHYRLHGNVESLGVLPNGAADGGRRKDSIILTFRDAKISVLEFDDSIHGLRTSSMHCFEGSDWIHLRRGREFFPRGPLVKVDPLGRCAAVLVYGLQMIVLKAAEASSGLAAPAEDSTFRAAGASRIESSYIVGLRDLDMKHVKDFIFIHGYIEPVVVILHEHELTWAGRVSWKHHTCMISALSVSTTLKQHPLIWSAMNLPHDAYKLLAVPSPIGGVLVIGANTIHYHSQSASCHLGLNNFAVPADGSQEMPRSGFTTELDAATATWLTNDVAVFSTKSGELLLLTLVYDGRVVQRLELIKSRASVLTSDITTIGSSFFFLGSRLGDSLLVQYYSGLGAPTLTPGVKEEVGDIESDAPTIKRLRRSPSDALQDLITSEELSFYGTGPNNAQIAQKNFTFAVRDSLLNIGPLKDFSYGLRISADPNATGVAKQSNYELVCCSGHGKNGALTVLQKSIRPDTITQESLPGCKGIWTVYHKNLRSDSSKGVADEDEYHAYLIISLENRTMVLQTANNLEEVTENVDYYVQGTTIAAGNLFGRRRVIQIFARGARILDGAFMTQDLSLKSSNTEMSAASEGATVSSVSIADPYVLLRMTDGSIQLLVGDPSTCSVSVINPPVSENSDKLVLACTLYHDKGPEPWIRKTSTDAWLSTGLGEAIDGADGSTHDHGDVYCVLCYDNGDLEIFDVPNFNSVFLVDKFVSGRSHILDTFFHGPANNHVNLTNKFSEDIGQGRKDATHNIKVVELSMQRWDSEHNRPFLFGILSDGTILCYHAYIYEVSENASKTEGVVSSQNSVNLSSTSASRLRNLRFVRVPLDTYAKEETPSGVCSQRITVFKNVGGLQGLFLSGSRPAWFMMFRERLRMHPQGCDGPIVAFTVLHNVNCNHGFICITSEGALKICQLPALSSYDNYWPVQKIGLKGTPHQVTYFAEKNLYPVIVSVPVLKPLNQVLSSLVDQEVGNQFEHDNMNTEGTYPMEEFEVRIMEPEKINGPWQTRATIPMQSSEHAITVRVVTLFNTTAQRNETLLAIGTAYVQGEDVAARGRILLYSVERNSDSIQAKVSEVYAKELKGAISALASLQGHLLLASGPKIILHKWTGSELNGVAFYDVPPLYVVSLNIVKNFILLGDIHKSIYFLSWKEQGSQLNLLAKDFGSLDCLATEFLIDGSTLSLTVSDDQKNVQIFYYAPKVSESWKGQKLLSRAEFHVGAHITKFLRLQLLPTSADRTTPGSDKTNRFGLLFGTLEGSIGCIAPLDELTFRRLQSLQKKLVDSVCHVAGLNPRSFRHFHSNGKAHRPGPDSIVDCELLVHFEMLTLEDQLEIANQIGTTRMQIMSNLNDLSLATSFL, encoded by the exons ATGAGTTTCGCGGCGTTCAAGATGATGCACTGGGCAACCGGCATCGAGCACTGCGCCGCGGGTTTCATCACCCATTCCTCCGCAGATTTCACTCCGAAAATCCCTCCGATCACTGCCGACGACATCGACTCAGACTGGTCCACCTCCAGCAAGCCGATTGGATCGGTCCCCAACCTCATCATTGCCGCCGCGAACGTGCTTGAAGTTTACATTCTAAGAATTCAGGAAGAGGCTTCTTCGTCCCTAGCTTACAAAGCTTCTGCCGAGCCCAAGGGTGGAGGCGTCTTAGCCGGCATTTGCGGTGCCTCCCTCGAGCTCGTTTGCCATTATAG GTTGCATGGCAATGTGGAGTCATTGGGGGTTTTACCAAATGGGGCTGCTGATGGTGGAAGGAGGAAAGATTCTATTATATTGACTTTTCGAGATGCTAAAATCTCAGTTTTGGAGTTTGATGATTCAATACATGGGCTACGCACCAG TTCCATGCATTGTTTTGAGGGTTCTGATTGGATTCACTTGAGAAGAGGCAGAGAATTTTTTCCAAGAGGGCCACTAGTGAAAGTTGATCCACTGGGGAGGTGTGCTGCGGTGCTTGTATATGGATTACAAATGATAGTTCTCAAAGCAGCTGAG GCTAGCTCTGGATTAGCTGCACCTGCGGAGGACAGTACTTTCAGGGCAGCTGGTGCATCCCGAATTGAATCATCGTATATTGTTGGCTTACGAGATCTTGATATGAAACACGTTAAAGATTTCATCTTCATACATG GTTACATTGAGCCTGTTGTGGTGATCCTTCATGAACACGAGCTTACATGGGCTGGTCGGGTTTCATGGAAACATCACACTTGTATGATTTCAGCACTCAGCGTCAGCACAACACTAAAGCAGCATCCACTCATATGGTCAGCCAtg AATCTCCCTCATGATGCATACAAGCTCCTTGCAGTTCCTTCACCAATTGGCGGAGTTCTTGTAATTGGTGCAAATACAATTCATTATCATAGCCAG TCTGCTTCATGCCACTTGGGGTTGAACAATTTTGCTGTTCCGGCTGATGGCAG TCAAGAGATGCCTAGATCTGGGTTTACTACGGAGCTTGATGCCGCCACTGCGACGTGGTTAACTAATGATGTTGCTGTGTTCTCTACTAAATCTGgggagctgcttttgctgactCTTGTTTATGATGGGAG AGTTGTTCAAAGGCTTGAACTTATAAAGTCAAGAGCTTCAGTACTTACTTCG GACATTACTACCATCGGAAGCTCGTTTTTCTTCTTGGGCAGTCGTTTGGGTGATAGTCTGCTCGTACAGTACTATTCTGGACTTGGAGCTCCAACACTAACGCCTGGTGTGAAGGAAGAG GTTGGGGATATTGAAAGTGATGCCCCTACAATAAAGAGACTGCGGAGATCTCCTTCTGATGCATTGCAGGATTTGATTACTAGCGAGGAACTTTCATTCTATGGCACAGGTCCAAACAATGCTCAGATAGCTCAG AAAAATTTTACATTTGCAGTGCGGGACTCGTTGCTTAATATTGGCCCACTAAAGGATTTCTCTTATGGTTTGAGAATTAGTGCTGATCCAAATGCTACAGGAGTTGCGAAGCAAAGTAATTATGAACTG GTATGCTGTTCTGGCCATGGAAAAAATGGTGCTCTTACCGTACTTCAAAAATCAATCCGCCCGGATACAATAACTCAA GAATCATTACCTGGTTGCAAAGGAATTTGGACTGTCTACCACAAGAATTTGCGCAGTGACTCCTCAAaaggagtagctgatgaggatgAATATCATGCATACTTGATTATTAGTTTGGAAAACCGTACAATG GTACTACAAACTGCTAATAATCTCGAGGAGGTAACTGAAAATGTGGACTATTACGTCCAAGGAACTACAATTGCTGCAGGAAATTTATTTGGAAG ACGTCGAGTTATCCAAATCTTTGCTCGTGGTGCTCGGATACTTGATGGTGCTTTTATGACTCAAGATTTGAGCTTAAAATCTTCGAATACAGAGATGAGTGCAGCTTCTGAAGGGGCGACTGTGTCCTCAGTTTCCATAGCTGATCCTTATGTGTTGCTGAGAATGACTGACGGAAGCATTCAGCTTCTTGTCGGAG ATCCATCCACCTGCTCCGTTTCTGTCATAAATCCACCAGTATCTGAAAACTCTGATAAGTTGGTATTAGCTTGCACTCTCTATCATGATAAAGGCCCTGAACCATGGATTCGTAAGACAAGTACTGATGCCTGGCTTTCTACTGGGCTTGGTGAGGCTATTGATGGGGCTGATGGTTCAACACATGATCATGGTGATGTGTACTGTGTTCTTTGTTATGACAATGGAGATCTGGAGATATTTGATGTACCTAATTTTAACAGTGTTTTCTTGGTTGATAAATTTGTATCGGGGAGGAGCCACATTTTAGATACATTTTTCCATGGCCCAGCGAATAATCATGTAAACCTCACAAACAAATTTTCTGAAGATATCGGACAAGGCAGGAAAGATGCCACTCACAATATAAAGGTGGTTGAGTTGTCTATGCAGAGATGGGATTCAGAACATAACCGGCCATTTCTTTTTGGAATATTGTCTGATGGGACCATTCTTTGTTATCATGCTTACATTTATGAAGTTTCAGAAAACGCATCGAAGACCGAGGGTGTTGTTTCTTCTCAGAACTCCGTTAATCTTAGCAGTACGAGTGCATCTAGGCTCAGAAATTTACGATTCGTTCGGGTCCCCTTGGACACATATGCAAAAGAAGAGACACCATCTGGAGTCTGCTCACAACGCATAACTGTTTTCAAGAATGTTGGTGGTCTACAAGGTCTTTTCCTCTCTGGCTCAAGGCCAGCATGGTTTATGATGTTTCGAGAAAGGCTTCGGATGCACCCACAG GGGTGTGATGGACCTATAGTAGCCTTCACCGTTCTTCACAATGTTAACTGCAATCATGGATTTATATGTATAACTTCAGAG gGTGCTCTGAAAATATGCCAGCTTCCAGCTTTATCATCATACGACAATTATTGGCCAGTGCAAAAG ATTGGGTTGAAGGGGACTCCACATCAAGTTACCTATTTTGCAGAGAAGAACTTGTACCCTGTTATAGTTTCTGTTCCG GTACTCAAGCCACTTAATCAAGTTCTCTCATCTCTTGTTGATCAAGAAGTTGgaaatcaatttgagcatgaTAATATGAATACAGAGGGGACATATCCCATGGAAGAATTTGAGGTTCGGATTATGGAACCAGAAAAAATAAATGGCCCCTGGCAGACTAGGGCTACTATTCCCATGCAAAGTTCTGAACATGCTATTACTGTACGAGTGGTTACATTATTT AACACCACTGCACAAAGAAATGAGACACTTTTGGCAATTGGAACTGCTTATGTACAAGGAGAGGATGTTGCAGCAAGAGGGCGCATTCTTTTGTATTCTGTTGAAAGGAACTCAGACAGTATACAGGCGAAG GTTTCAGAAGTCTACGCCAAGGAGTTGAAGGGTGCTATATCAGCTCTTGCATCACTTCAAGGCCATTTACTACTTGCTTCAGGTCCTAAAATTATTCTACACAAATGGACGGGCTCTGAGTTGAACGGCGTTGCCTTCTATGATGTTCCGCCTCTCTATGTCGTGAGCTTAAACATC GTTAAAAATTTTATTCTTCTTGGCGATATTCACAAAAGCATATATTTTCTTAGTTGGAAAGAGCAGGGCTCTCAACTCAATCTGTTGGCAAAAGATTTTGGCTCACTTGATTGTTTGGCAACTGAATTTTTGATTGATGGAAGCACACTCAGCCTCACTGTTTCAGATGACCAGAAGAATGTTCAG ATATTCTATTATGCTCCAAAAGTGTCAGAGAGCTGGAAAGGACAGAAACTTCTGTCAAGAGCTGAGTTTCATGTTGGCGCCCATATCACCAAATTTTTACGGTTGCAGCTTCTTCCCACATCTGCTGATCGAACTACTCCTGGCTCTGATAAGACGAACCGATTTGGCTTACTTTTTGGTACCCTGGAAGGCAGCATTGGCTGTATTGCACCTCTTGATGAACTTACTTTTCGTCGTCTGCAGTCATTGCAGAAAAAGCTTGTAGATTCTGTTTGCCATGTTGCTGGACTAAATCCACGATCTTTTAGACACTTCCATTCGAATGGAAAGGCTCATCGGCCAGGTCCTGACAGCATTGTAGATTGTGAGCTGCTTGTGCA TTTCGAGATGCTGACACTAGAAGATCAGCTTGAAATTGCTAATCAGATCGGTACAACACGGATGCAGATCATGTCCAACTTGAATGACCTCAGTCTTGCCACAAGCTTCTTGTGA
- the LOC130993551 gene encoding cleavage and polyadenylation specificity factor subunit 1 isoform X1 has translation MSFAAFKMMHWATGIEHCAAGFITHSSADFTPKIPPITADDIDSDWSTSSKPIGSVPNLIIAAANVLEVYILRIQEEASSSLAYKASAEPKGGGVLAGICGASLELVCHYRLHGNVESLGVLPNGAADGGRRKDSIILTFRDAKISVLEFDDSIHGLRTSSMHCFEGSDWIHLRRGREFFPRGPLVKVDPLGRCAAVLVYGLQMIVLKAAEASSGLAAPAEDSTFRAAGASRIESSYIVGLRDLDMKHVKDFIFIHGYIEPVVVILHEHELTWAGRVSWKHHTCMISALSVSTTLKQHPLIWSAMNLPHDAYKLLAVPSPIGGVLVIGANTIHYHSQSASCHLGLNNFAVPADGSQEMPRSGFTTELDAATATWLTNDVAVFSTKSGELLLLTLVYDGRVVQRLELIKSRASVLTSDITTIGSSFFFLGSRLGDSLLVQYYSGLGAPTLTPGVKEEVGDIESDAPTIKRLRRSPSDALQDLITSEELSFYGTGPNNAQIAQKNFTFAVRDSLLNIGPLKDFSYGLRISADPNATGVAKQSNYELVCCSGHGKNGALTVLQKSIRPDTITQESLPGCKGIWTVYHKNLRSDSSKGVADEDEYHAYLIISLENRTMVLQTANNLEEVTENVDYYVQGTTIAAGNLFGRRRVIQIFARGARILDGAFMTQDLSLKSSNTEMSAASEGATVSSVSIADPYVLLRMTDGSIQLLVGDPSTCSVSVINPPVSENSDKLVLACTLYHDKGPEPWIRKTSTDAWLSTGLGEAIDGADGSTHDHGDVYCVLCYDNGDLEIFDVPNFNSVFLVDKFVSGRSHILDTFFHGPANNHVNLTNKFSEDIGQGRKDATHNIKVVELSMQRWDSEHNRPFLFGILSDGTILCYHAYIYEVSENASKTEGVVSSQNSVNLSSTSASRLRNLRFVRVPLDTYAKEETPSGVCSQRITVFKNVGGLQGLFLSGSRPAWFMMFRERLRMHPQGCDGPIVAFTVLHNVNCNHGFICITSEGALKICQLPALSSYDNYWPVQKIGLKGTPHQVTYFAEKNLYPVIVSVPVLKPLNQVLSSLVDQEVGNQFEHDNMNTEGTYPMEEFEVRIMEPEKINGPWQTRATIPMQSSEHAITVRVVTLFNTTAQRNETLLAIGTAYVQGEDVAARGRILLYSVERNSDSIQAKSFQVSEVYAKELKGAISALASLQGHLLLASGPKIILHKWTGSELNGVAFYDVPPLYVVSLNIVKNFILLGDIHKSIYFLSWKEQGSQLNLLAKDFGSLDCLATEFLIDGSTLSLTVSDDQKNVQIFYYAPKVSESWKGQKLLSRAEFHVGAHITKFLRLQLLPTSADRTTPGSDKTNRFGLLFGTLEGSIGCIAPLDELTFRRLQSLQKKLVDSVCHVAGLNPRSFRHFHSNGKAHRPGPDSIVDCELLVHFEMLTLEDQLEIANQIGTTRMQIMSNLNDLSLATSFL, from the exons ATGAGTTTCGCGGCGTTCAAGATGATGCACTGGGCAACCGGCATCGAGCACTGCGCCGCGGGTTTCATCACCCATTCCTCCGCAGATTTCACTCCGAAAATCCCTCCGATCACTGCCGACGACATCGACTCAGACTGGTCCACCTCCAGCAAGCCGATTGGATCGGTCCCCAACCTCATCATTGCCGCCGCGAACGTGCTTGAAGTTTACATTCTAAGAATTCAGGAAGAGGCTTCTTCGTCCCTAGCTTACAAAGCTTCTGCCGAGCCCAAGGGTGGAGGCGTCTTAGCCGGCATTTGCGGTGCCTCCCTCGAGCTCGTTTGCCATTATAG GTTGCATGGCAATGTGGAGTCATTGGGGGTTTTACCAAATGGGGCTGCTGATGGTGGAAGGAGGAAAGATTCTATTATATTGACTTTTCGAGATGCTAAAATCTCAGTTTTGGAGTTTGATGATTCAATACATGGGCTACGCACCAG TTCCATGCATTGTTTTGAGGGTTCTGATTGGATTCACTTGAGAAGAGGCAGAGAATTTTTTCCAAGAGGGCCACTAGTGAAAGTTGATCCACTGGGGAGGTGTGCTGCGGTGCTTGTATATGGATTACAAATGATAGTTCTCAAAGCAGCTGAG GCTAGCTCTGGATTAGCTGCACCTGCGGAGGACAGTACTTTCAGGGCAGCTGGTGCATCCCGAATTGAATCATCGTATATTGTTGGCTTACGAGATCTTGATATGAAACACGTTAAAGATTTCATCTTCATACATG GTTACATTGAGCCTGTTGTGGTGATCCTTCATGAACACGAGCTTACATGGGCTGGTCGGGTTTCATGGAAACATCACACTTGTATGATTTCAGCACTCAGCGTCAGCACAACACTAAAGCAGCATCCACTCATATGGTCAGCCAtg AATCTCCCTCATGATGCATACAAGCTCCTTGCAGTTCCTTCACCAATTGGCGGAGTTCTTGTAATTGGTGCAAATACAATTCATTATCATAGCCAG TCTGCTTCATGCCACTTGGGGTTGAACAATTTTGCTGTTCCGGCTGATGGCAG TCAAGAGATGCCTAGATCTGGGTTTACTACGGAGCTTGATGCCGCCACTGCGACGTGGTTAACTAATGATGTTGCTGTGTTCTCTACTAAATCTGgggagctgcttttgctgactCTTGTTTATGATGGGAG AGTTGTTCAAAGGCTTGAACTTATAAAGTCAAGAGCTTCAGTACTTACTTCG GACATTACTACCATCGGAAGCTCGTTTTTCTTCTTGGGCAGTCGTTTGGGTGATAGTCTGCTCGTACAGTACTATTCTGGACTTGGAGCTCCAACACTAACGCCTGGTGTGAAGGAAGAG GTTGGGGATATTGAAAGTGATGCCCCTACAATAAAGAGACTGCGGAGATCTCCTTCTGATGCATTGCAGGATTTGATTACTAGCGAGGAACTTTCATTCTATGGCACAGGTCCAAACAATGCTCAGATAGCTCAG AAAAATTTTACATTTGCAGTGCGGGACTCGTTGCTTAATATTGGCCCACTAAAGGATTTCTCTTATGGTTTGAGAATTAGTGCTGATCCAAATGCTACAGGAGTTGCGAAGCAAAGTAATTATGAACTG GTATGCTGTTCTGGCCATGGAAAAAATGGTGCTCTTACCGTACTTCAAAAATCAATCCGCCCGGATACAATAACTCAA GAATCATTACCTGGTTGCAAAGGAATTTGGACTGTCTACCACAAGAATTTGCGCAGTGACTCCTCAAaaggagtagctgatgaggatgAATATCATGCATACTTGATTATTAGTTTGGAAAACCGTACAATG GTACTACAAACTGCTAATAATCTCGAGGAGGTAACTGAAAATGTGGACTATTACGTCCAAGGAACTACAATTGCTGCAGGAAATTTATTTGGAAG ACGTCGAGTTATCCAAATCTTTGCTCGTGGTGCTCGGATACTTGATGGTGCTTTTATGACTCAAGATTTGAGCTTAAAATCTTCGAATACAGAGATGAGTGCAGCTTCTGAAGGGGCGACTGTGTCCTCAGTTTCCATAGCTGATCCTTATGTGTTGCTGAGAATGACTGACGGAAGCATTCAGCTTCTTGTCGGAG ATCCATCCACCTGCTCCGTTTCTGTCATAAATCCACCAGTATCTGAAAACTCTGATAAGTTGGTATTAGCTTGCACTCTCTATCATGATAAAGGCCCTGAACCATGGATTCGTAAGACAAGTACTGATGCCTGGCTTTCTACTGGGCTTGGTGAGGCTATTGATGGGGCTGATGGTTCAACACATGATCATGGTGATGTGTACTGTGTTCTTTGTTATGACAATGGAGATCTGGAGATATTTGATGTACCTAATTTTAACAGTGTTTTCTTGGTTGATAAATTTGTATCGGGGAGGAGCCACATTTTAGATACATTTTTCCATGGCCCAGCGAATAATCATGTAAACCTCACAAACAAATTTTCTGAAGATATCGGACAAGGCAGGAAAGATGCCACTCACAATATAAAGGTGGTTGAGTTGTCTATGCAGAGATGGGATTCAGAACATAACCGGCCATTTCTTTTTGGAATATTGTCTGATGGGACCATTCTTTGTTATCATGCTTACATTTATGAAGTTTCAGAAAACGCATCGAAGACCGAGGGTGTTGTTTCTTCTCAGAACTCCGTTAATCTTAGCAGTACGAGTGCATCTAGGCTCAGAAATTTACGATTCGTTCGGGTCCCCTTGGACACATATGCAAAAGAAGAGACACCATCTGGAGTCTGCTCACAACGCATAACTGTTTTCAAGAATGTTGGTGGTCTACAAGGTCTTTTCCTCTCTGGCTCAAGGCCAGCATGGTTTATGATGTTTCGAGAAAGGCTTCGGATGCACCCACAG GGGTGTGATGGACCTATAGTAGCCTTCACCGTTCTTCACAATGTTAACTGCAATCATGGATTTATATGTATAACTTCAGAG gGTGCTCTGAAAATATGCCAGCTTCCAGCTTTATCATCATACGACAATTATTGGCCAGTGCAAAAG ATTGGGTTGAAGGGGACTCCACATCAAGTTACCTATTTTGCAGAGAAGAACTTGTACCCTGTTATAGTTTCTGTTCCG GTACTCAAGCCACTTAATCAAGTTCTCTCATCTCTTGTTGATCAAGAAGTTGgaaatcaatttgagcatgaTAATATGAATACAGAGGGGACATATCCCATGGAAGAATTTGAGGTTCGGATTATGGAACCAGAAAAAATAAATGGCCCCTGGCAGACTAGGGCTACTATTCCCATGCAAAGTTCTGAACATGCTATTACTGTACGAGTGGTTACATTATTT AACACCACTGCACAAAGAAATGAGACACTTTTGGCAATTGGAACTGCTTATGTACAAGGAGAGGATGTTGCAGCAAGAGGGCGCATTCTTTTGTATTCTGTTGAAAGGAACTCAGACAGTATACAGGCGAAG TCCTTTCAGGTTTCAGAAGTCTACGCCAAGGAGTTGAAGGGTGCTATATCAGCTCTTGCATCACTTCAAGGCCATTTACTACTTGCTTCAGGTCCTAAAATTATTCTACACAAATGGACGGGCTCTGAGTTGAACGGCGTTGCCTTCTATGATGTTCCGCCTCTCTATGTCGTGAGCTTAAACATC GTTAAAAATTTTATTCTTCTTGGCGATATTCACAAAAGCATATATTTTCTTAGTTGGAAAGAGCAGGGCTCTCAACTCAATCTGTTGGCAAAAGATTTTGGCTCACTTGATTGTTTGGCAACTGAATTTTTGATTGATGGAAGCACACTCAGCCTCACTGTTTCAGATGACCAGAAGAATGTTCAG ATATTCTATTATGCTCCAAAAGTGTCAGAGAGCTGGAAAGGACAGAAACTTCTGTCAAGAGCTGAGTTTCATGTTGGCGCCCATATCACCAAATTTTTACGGTTGCAGCTTCTTCCCACATCTGCTGATCGAACTACTCCTGGCTCTGATAAGACGAACCGATTTGGCTTACTTTTTGGTACCCTGGAAGGCAGCATTGGCTGTATTGCACCTCTTGATGAACTTACTTTTCGTCGTCTGCAGTCATTGCAGAAAAAGCTTGTAGATTCTGTTTGCCATGTTGCTGGACTAAATCCACGATCTTTTAGACACTTCCATTCGAATGGAAAGGCTCATCGGCCAGGTCCTGACAGCATTGTAGATTGTGAGCTGCTTGTGCA TTTCGAGATGCTGACACTAGAAGATCAGCTTGAAATTGCTAATCAGATCGGTACAACACGGATGCAGATCATGTCCAACTTGAATGACCTCAGTCTTGCCACAAGCTTCTTGTGA